The following DNA comes from Nicotiana sylvestris chromosome 10, ASM39365v2, whole genome shotgun sequence.
TTTCTCCTTTCAATGAATGTGCATGGAAATTTCTTTGTAATTATAGGCTTTCTGAATTAACTTCTTTTTGTAGAAATTTGAAGTAGCCGAGTTCTCTGGTCTTCGATCAAGTGGATGTGTGACATTTTCGAACAGGGAGTCGTCCTTCTTTGATGTTGTGTCTGCTCAACTCACTCCCAAGGTAATTATATACTGTCCTCAGTTCTGTTTTAGACAGCCAAGCAGAACATTAAGACGTCACAGGCTGTTGATATATTCTTATACCCACAGAAATGTCATTGACatgtttaagaccacaagttccaAAAGTCATTCTTTCTCCTTAAACTGCATACGCAATCAAACACTGACATATATAATGAAACGGAGTAGTAGTATTCTGTAACTGTTTTTCTGGACCTCATCTAATTCTATCCCAAATTAGACCACAGGATCAGCTCCTGTGAAGGGAGAAACTGTTGCCAAATTGAAGGTTGCTATCAATGGTTTTGGACGCATTGGCAGGAATTTCCTCCGTTGTTGGCATGGACGCAAAGATTCACCACTGGATGTCATCGTCGTCAATGACAGTGGCGGTGTCAAGAATGTGAGTACTATTCCAAAGTCTATTCTTTTCCTTCAATAAATAAACTGATCAATATCAGTTTCCTGGCTTTACTATCAAATTTTTCCTAGTCCATTATTAAAAGGTACTGCAATACTATATTAATGCAGGCATCTCACTTGCTTAAGTATGATTCCATGCTCGGAACATTCAAGGCTGATGTGAAAATAGTGGATAATGAAACCATTAGCGTTGATGGAAAGCACATCAAGGTTGTCTCTAGCAGGGATCCTCTTAAGCTTCCTTGGGCTGAACTCGGTATTGACATTGTTATTGAGGTGAACTACTTATAAATTACTTTAGTTCTGATTAAAAAGCTTAGTTCTTTAGACAGGTTTTCTGAATTTGTGGTAATCCCAGTAACTTCATGTTTCCATCTTTGAACCCAAAAGAGAGGTAgcaaagaagaaacaagaaactGAAAAAGTTGTTATCATTTTAAAAGTAATGCATCCAATTATTATTCATATTTCCTACTAATTTTAGAAATCATTAACCCGTCTATAGCTCTAAATCTCCTGctaatatacataattaacataGAGAGTATCAGAAGTCATGCCTCATTATAACAGTTGAGTACTGCATATCTATGTTGCTCGGATATCCTCAAAAAGTTGCTCATTTttggaggatccaacatagttTCGGCagcatttttggaggatccgagcAACATAGCAGCATATCCTCCCCTAAGCTTATGACTTCCACCTATCTCCTTCAATCCCATCATCACCTTATTTTCTTAATTAGATTAAATCAATCAGGATTGAATTGTGTTGACATTAATCCTGATCAATAAGAGCCCAGCATTCACAAGATGCTGAATCCTGAGAAAAAGGTGCTAATTAAGCTATGTAATTATGTTGTTTGAAACTCCAGGGAACCGGTGTGTTCGTTGATGGTCCAGGTGCTGGGAAGCACATCCAAGCTGGTGCCAAGAAAGTTATTATCACTGCTCCAGCAAAAGGTGCTGATATTCCGACCTACGTTGTTGGAGTGAATGAACAAGACTACTCTCACGAGGTTGCCAATATCGTAAGGTCAATGCTTCACTGAATGAATTATGTACTTGTTCAAAAAGGTGGTCATCAAATGttccaaatctgaaaatttcagtACTTTACAAATGCAGCAATGCCTCTTGCACCACTAACTGCTTGGCTCCTTTTGTCAAAGTCATGGATGAAGAATTCGGTAAGCAGCAGATAGTTTTAGCCATATATTTCACGCTTATCACAGTCACATTATACTGTTGAAATCGTTGTTCACAATTTCTATGGTTTTGAATTATTTTTGACTATTTCCATTCACTTTGAAGGTATTGTTAAGGGTACAATGACAACAACTCACTCTTACACCGGAGATCAGGTAATCATATGAGATATTGAATAGAAATCTGTGAAATGTGCACCTTCCGATGGTGCTCTCTTGTCAAACGATAATTAGTCTTAAATAGGTTCGATTGTATTTGTTGTATGCAGAGGCTTCTGGATGCTTCACACCGTGACTTGAGGAGAGCGAGAGCTGCAGCATTGAACATAGTCCCAACCAGCACTGGTGCAGCCAAGGCTGTTTCTCTAGTGCTACCCCAGCTCAAGGGCAAGCTCAATGGCATTGCTCTCCGAGTTCCAACACCTAATGTTTCGGTTGTTGACCTCGTTGTCAACATTGAGAAGAAAGGAATTTCAGCTGAAGATGTCAATGCAGCTTTCAGAAAGGCAGCTGACGGTCCACTGAATGGCATATTGGCTGTTTGTGATGTTCCACTCGTATCAGTTGATTTCCGATGCAGTGATGTTTCCTCCACCATTGACTCCTCTTTGACCATGGTTATGGGAGATGACATGGTCAAGGTTGTCGCTTGGTATGATAACGAGTGGGGATACAGGTAAACTTAGCACAAACTTTTCCGTGCTTATACCACCAGCCTGAAAAATCTTTTGCATTAGCAACTAATGTTAAACACACACATACACGCGCACATATATATCCTTGATTAACCGGTGACCGTACTTGGTAAAATTGCAGCCAACGTGTGGTTGACTTGGCTCATCTGGTAGCAAGCAAATGGCCTGGTTCATCCGTGGAAGGAAGTGGAGACGCCTTGGAGGACTACTGCAAGACTAACCCTGCTGACAAGGAGTGCAAAGTCTACGAATAATCTATCTGCTTTCTATACCTTTTGTTTGAAATGGATGGATGATTTTTGAAGCCAATTGTTTTTGTTGTCCAAATACTTATTCTGAAGGAAAGACCATTAATATATGACAGTCAAATTACACAGTTGGAAATCATATGTGTACAGTCAGTAGAGACTGGTTTCACCACTCACCAGGATGCATTTCAGAAATAATGCACATTCCTAATATATGCTTTTATTCATTTTCAAGAAATTATGCACTAAATTTTTGACGGATACCCTGGTAAGTGGTAACCATGGCATGAAATAAAGTCCCCGGAAACTAACTGAAACAACTCTGTCTTGCATTAAATCAACAAGTGTCTTTCATGTATTTTCTTGACTAATAATCAAAATAATAACAGACAATACATTTAGGTCTTACTTGACAATGGGCTTGGCTCTAGCATGGCCTCTGTATATCTGGAATTGCTCCATGAGAAGCCAGACATGAGTAAGAAGCTCTCCTCCTTTATTGTTCCCTCTGCAATGTGTAGCAGCATAAGCAAGCATCTCCACCCATACTTCACTGATGATTTTCCATTTCTGCACCTCCTGTTTTTGTAATGATTTGGCAAGTATGCACGCGTCGAACAACAAACTCTTGCTCTTATCCCCTTTCACTTTAGCTGGTCCAACCTCAGCGTTCACTATGAGCAGCTTTGTACATGCTATAGCTGTCTTTTCCCATATTCCTCTATGTAAAAACACTCTTTGTCTTCAGTACATGTATCTCTAGATCTGATCATCCATAAATGGACACACTACTAAAAGATGCAACATATAATCCGATAATTGCTTGCTTTGCTTGGATTCTAGGGAACGAATAGTACTTCCATTGTCATTGTGATTTTCTAAGTAATATCATTGTATACGGGTAAAATAGGACTTGTTCGATTCTGCCATTTAATCGAAGACCAGGGAATCACATCGTGGGTCAGTCTCGTACTGGATCAGGTCAGAGCACTAAGATAAAGTATCAAGCTCGAGAATCGAGGTGCTCGTCGAGATCGAGGCCAACAATGATCGAGACCATATATGACAGACTCCGAACGAAGTGCAATAACGGAAATGCGAGATATCCGTATCACGGCGAAAATTCCGGAACAGATCAAGTCAATGGCGATTGTTTAGGCTAATTATGGGATTTACTTCTGTAATTAGAGTTATACGATAATTAGGACTCCTCTACTTTATAAAGAGGAATCCCCATCATTTGTAGACACCTTACATTCACgaatatcaaagcaataaaatatTTCTCAGTTTACTTCTTGTTCATCAGCTTATTCTGCCTTTCACTATTCTTGCATAACTAGGTCGAGGGTGTCCGAGCTCGAGAGCTCTGTCCAAACGCTGGTTTGCATTATATTATTGTCAATTTGCATCACTTATTTTTACGTTTATTAATTGGCGTTaggtgaaatcacatatccttaaaaccacattataagtttaattgttatgcaatttttagggtaaacagtttggcgctcaccgtggggccaaggataatagtgattgcctagTATTAATCCTCATAACACACATTGCTTTTACACTTGTTCTCGTAAgtatctttgatttcaggaatcaacatgtcaaactctcaagcagTGCCTACTCATACAGACACCGGCCTTGGTCTTCATGGCGAAAACGAGCACATAGTCGCCCTAGGAAATGGAGTATCTCCAGTCAATCCCAATGGACCACAGACCGTAGATCCAGTCGATGTCAATTCTCGTGTTGTGATTTATGGAAATTTAGGCGCTGACCCTGAAAATAGCACCCGCAGAGATGCCCGGGCAGCCGATCAGAATGCATAGAGTGGTGAAGAAGGCGGGATTAGCCTTCGAATGCTATTTGAAATGTTGCAGACTCAGCAAGCTGCGATAGCGcagctccaaaatcagaatcgagcACCAAGTAGAATCGAACTCGATGCATCGCAGGAAGTGATTCATAGGGTCGAGCTTATACCGGAAAAATCGAACGATAACGCATCGGGAGCTGACCCCGCCATCATGAAAATGTTTGAGGAGCTCACTAAACAGATCGAatcaggagaaaagaaaattgaggctAACAATAAAAAGGTAGAAACATACAACTCACGGGTTGATCAAATATCTGGGGCACCCCCGATTTTAAAGGgtttggattcaaaga
Coding sequences within:
- the LOC104229906 gene encoding glyceraldehyde-3-phosphate dehydrogenase B, chloroplastic-like translates to MASHAALAPSRIPTSTRLPAKNSHSFPTQCFSKKFEVAEFSGLRSSGCVTFSNRESSFFDVVSAQLTPKTTGSAPVKGETVAKLKVAINGFGRIGRNFLRCWHGRKDSPLDVIVVNDSGGVKNASHLLKYDSMLGTFKADVKIVDNETISVDGKHIKVVSSRDPLKLPWAELGIDIVIEGTGVFVDGPGAGKHIQAGAKKVIITAPAKGADIPTYVVGVNEQDYSHEVANIVSNASCTTNCLAPFVKVMDEEFGIVKGTMTTTHSYTGDQRLLDASHRDLRRARAAALNIVPTSTGAAKAVSLVLPQLKGKLNGIALRVPTPNVSVVDLVVNIEKKGISAEDVNAAFRKAADGPLNGILAVCDVPLVSVDFRCSDVSSTIDSSLTMVMGDDMVKVVAWYDNEWGYSQRVVDLAHLVASKWPGSSVEGSGDALEDYCKTNPADKECKVYE